The Candidatus Methylomirabilis limnetica DNA window CAGCACCTGCTCCGGCCGGACCCGCTTGACGGTAATCAGGTAGGCAATCCGGTGAGCGATCACCGTGGTCTTCCCCGTCCCGGCGCCCGCAATGATGAGCAAAGGGCCATCGCCGTGGGTAACCGCCGCCCGCTGAGCAGCATTCAGGCCCGCCAAGCCCGTCACGGGAGTACTCGCTGAGATCGTTTGAGTCTGATCCGACATTCCTCGTCAACCCTCCTGGTGTACTGTGCCAGAAGTCTCTTTACTCTGATTGTCATTCCGGGCTTGACAAGCCTGCCCCGTACTGGATACGCCGGAAACATCACCCCCCACCTCAATCCTCCCCCTCAAGGGGGGAGGAGGTTAGCGTAAGACGTCCCTTCTCCCCCCTCAAGGGGAGTTCGCGTGAGGCGTCCCTTCCCCCACGAGGGGGAAGGTGAGGATGGGGGGGGACTTTCGAAGCAATAACCGCCTCGAAATCAATGCATGGGTCGCTTAGCCACGTTCCATCATAATATCATGATGATTCCTTCCGGCCATAATGTTCTGGCTCTTCCGTCAGAATAGAGTCACCGTCACTGAAAAAAGGCTTGCCAGCCACTAATGCTTGGAGTATACCTCATAACTAGTCAATAGTTGGGTGGTTCCAAAGAACAGCTATAGAAAGTTGTCATTGCGAACGAAGTGAAGCAATCTCATATTGTTGCACTGAGATTGCCACGCACCCTACTGGTACTCGCAATGACGGGAAGAATCGAGTAGTTGCAAAGTCTATCGCTGTTCCTGGGTGGTTTGACGTACATTATAAATTTCTGCTTTCATGCTAAAATGCCGGCTGAGAAAGCCATATACCTGTTGTCATGCGCGTCAAGGATTACAAGTTCTGGTTTTATGAGGCTGATCTCGATGAGCGACCGCACGTTCATGTCGGCAAACAAGGCAGAGAAGCAAAGTTCTGGCTTAAACCCGTTGGATGGGCGCGCGCGGGTAGACTTATGACTCATAGCATAAAATCGGCATAGTGGGCAGTCAATAAAGGCTGCGCCCCTGCCACAGGTAGATCGCCTATTCAATCTTAACCACGCATCGCGCCTCGACCAGATCGAGGCAGCGGCTAACGCTCTTGGACTTCATGTCGAGGTGCGGGTGGTGTAGATTTAGCGCGAGCGATGCCGGGGAATATCGGAAAGAGGCGCACGATGAATGAGAAGCAAACGCCGGTCAGGGTGCTGATCGTGGACGACAACCCGGGCAAGCGCGCCGCGCTCGCCGCCGCGCTGGAGGGCCTGGACCTCGCGCTCGCCACGGTCGATTCCGGCGCACAAGCCCTGCGCGAGCTGCTGGCGCAGGATTTCGCGCTGGCGCTGCTGGACGTGAACATGCCGATCATGGACGGCTTCGAGACCGCGACGATGATCCGCGGCCGGCCGCGCTCGGCGCATCTGCCGATCATCTTCGTCACCGCCGAGCGCGACGCCGACAGCACGAGGCTGCAGGGCTATGCGCTGGGAGCAGTGGATTACATCGCGAGCCCCATCATTCCCGAAATCCTGCGCGCCAAGGTGGCGGTGTTCGCCGACCTTTACCGGCTGCGCGAGCGCAGCGAACGCAACGGCGAGGAACTGCTGCGCAAGTCCGAACAGATCGAGCGCCAGAACCTGCTGCTGCAATACGCCAACCGGATGAAGGACGAGTTCCTCGCCAACACCTCGCATGAGCTGCGCGCGCCGCTCAATTCCATCATCGGTTTCGCCGAGCTGCTGGCGACAGGCCAGGCGGGGCCGTTGAAGGCGAGGCAGACGCAATTCGCCTCCATAATCCTGGACAGCGGGCGGCGCCTGCTCTCCGTGATCAATGACATCCTCGACCTCGCCACGCTGGAGGTGGTCAAGGTGGCGCTGGAACCGGGCGAGATCACGCTGCCGGCGCTACTGCAGGACTGCTTGACCCTGGTCAAGGGCCGCGCGTTCAAACACCGCATCAACCTTGCGCTGCAGATCGCCCCCGGGGTGGACGCGATGCGCGCCGACGCGCGCAGGCTGAAGCAGATCCTCTACAACCTGCTCTCCAACGCGGTCAAGTTCACCGCGGACGGCGGCAAGGTCGCGCTGTCGGCGCGGCACGCGCGCCGGACGCAGGCCGGCACGGAAGTGGACGGAGTGGAATTCGCGGTGACCGACAGCGGCATCGGCATCGCGGCAGGGGACATCGACAAGCTGTTCCAGCCATTTGTCCAGCTCGACGCAGCGGGGGCGCGCCGCTACGAGGGGTCCGGGCTCGGGCTCGTTATCAGCAGGCGCCTGGCCGAACTGCACGGCGGCGCGGTGGAGGTACAAAGCGAGCCCGGCCAGGGCAGTTGCTTCACCGTCTGGCTGCCGCTCGCGCCGCCTGCCTCGGCCGCGGCGGCCGAGCGCGGATCAACCAAGGAGATACCGTGATGGGGTCCGCTCCAAGAACCGTCCTGGTGGTGGAAGACGACGAGCACAATCGCCTGCTGCTGGAGACGCTGTTGGCCGACGACGGCCTTGCGGCGACGATGGTCGCGGACGGCGCGGCGGCCCTGGCGGCGGTGGCGGCCCGGCTCCCCGATCTCGTCATTCTGGACATCCTGCTGCCCGGCGGCATGGACGGCTTCGAAGTGGTCCGGCGTCTCAAGGCCGACCCGCGCACGCAGCCGATTCCCATCATCATACTCACCGCTCTGCTCGACCTGGAATCCCGCATCGCGGGTCTGCAGGCGGGCGCGGAAGAGTTCCTGTGCAAGCCGGTGGACCGAATCGAGCTGACGACGCGCGTGAGGAATCTGCTCAAGTTGAAGGAGTACCAGGATTTTCTGGCCGAGCACAACCGGATACTCGAAGAGCGGGTGCTGGAACGTACGGCCTCCCTCGCGGCGAGCGATGAGCACTTCCGGGCAGTGACTCAAACCGCCGACGCCGCCATCGTCACCGCCGACGCCGCTGGCACGATCATCGGATGGAACGCGGGGGCCGAACGGATGTTCGGCTACACCGGGGCCGAGGTCATCGGTCAAGCGCTCACCCTGTTGATACCCGAGCGCTACCGGGAGCGGCATCTCGGCGGAATGCAGCGGGTACTCGCCGGCGGCGAGCGGCATGTGATCGGCAAGAGCGTCGAACTGCACGGCATGACCAAGCGAGGCAACGAGTTTCCGCTGGAACTCTCGCTGTCCGAATGGGAAACCGCGCAAGGGCGCTTTTTCACCGGAATCATACGCGACATCACCGAGCGCAAGCAGGCGCAAGACGCGCTTTTGAGCCAACTGGACGAACTGCGGCGCTGGGAGGATGTGGGGCTCGGCCGCGAGGACCGCGTGCAGGAACTCAAGCGCGAGATAAACGAACTCTGCCGCCGCCTGGACGAGCCGGCGCGCTATCCCAGCGAGGAACCCGCGCCGGCGCAATCGCAGGCAGCGAAGCCCAAGCCATGAACGGGGTCAGGTCTTGCATTGACGCATTTGCGCTCATGTGCGCTAAGGCAAGACCTGACCCGAATGGCATTTACTTAAGCGAAAATGCTGGGTAATACTGAAGAATTCGTAACTCCGTCATTTCGGCGCAGGCCGGAATCCAGGGCGAGAATGAATTCCTTATTCACCTGGACCCCGTGTCGTAGCACGGGGTGACGAGCTATCTACCCTTAAGTAAGTGCCATTCAGACCTGACCCCGTTTTTCCGTTTTTCATGCGGCCGGTTTTGCGTGATCTTGGATAATCTTACTGCGTCAGAAAAGCTGATTCCCTCCCCCTTGATGGGGGAGGGCTAGGGTGGGGGTGAGAATTATCATGACTCGCAACGTTTTCACCCCATCCCAACCTTCCCCCGTCAAGGGGGAAGGAGTTTCTCTTGAATTTTGTGAAACAGTAAGAATAAGGAAGTTGCCGTGAGCGAGATTCAGCCGCTGGCAGGAAAACAGATTTTAAGCCTGATCGCTCGGACCTGCGCAGCGATTGCGGCCGCGCTCGGGTGCGTCGCTATTGCCGGATGGGTTCTGGACCTGCCACAGCTTGCCAGTTTGGGGCCGGGCTGGATTCCGATGGCGCCGAGCACCGCGCTGCTGTTGGTGTTATTGGGCACCGCGGTGTTCTTCAATACCGGGGCGCCGCTACGCCGCAGCGCTCACTGGGCAAGCGTCGCCATCGGATCGGGCGTTGTAATCATCGGACTGCTGCTGTTTTGCCTTTCCTATCTGGGCATACGGCTTGAGGCAGAACACCTCGGCATCGCCATTGCCGGATCGGTAGGCGACTCGCCGATTGGGCATATCTCGCCGGCAACGGCGCTATGTGTCCTGGCCGGAGGCTTGTCGCTGGTGGCATCGCTTTGGTCATCCCCCGACCGGCCAGGGCCGGCGATGGCAGGTTTCTGGCTCGCCGCGCTCATGCTATCTGCTAGCGTAGTTTTCCTTCTTGGCTATCTTTTCGGGACGCCACTGTTCTATGCGGGACGGTTCATACCGCCCGCGTTGACGACGAGCATCGCGTTGGCGGCGCTCGGTACGGCGCTGCTTGCGCTCTCCGGGCCGCGTGCCTGGGCTCCCGGCGGGCAAATTGACCCGGAGACCCTGCGCGCAACGCGCTCGTTCGTGCTGGTATTTTCGCTCCTGGCGGCGGGCCTGGTCGCCACCGGCGCAATTTATTTCCGCGGTCAGGTGACACAGCATCGCGCCGAGATCGAGCGCCAGCTATCGGCCATTGCCGAGCTGAAGGTAAGCGATCTGGTACGCTGGCGCGAAGAGCGCATTGGCGATGCAACGCTGCTTCAGCGGAACCCCGTTTTCGCCGACCTGGTGCGGCGCGCGTTCGGGGTCTCGCCGAATGGTAGGGCGCAGGACCAGCTTCACGCCTGGCTGCGGCAAATCGTGGACGCCTATGGCTACGTCGGGGTTTCCCTGATCGATGCGCAGGGCGTGGCGCGGATCTCGGTTCCCGAAGCACCGATCGCCGTCGGCGCGCTCGAAAGTGCTCGCCAGGCCCTGCTGTCGGGCAAGATCAGTCTGGAGTATTTTCAGCGCGATGAACCGGGGGGTAAGCCCCGCC harbors:
- a CDS encoding DUF4160 domain-containing protein, which codes for MRVKDYKFWFYEADLDERPHVHVGKQGREAKFWLKPVGWARAGRLMTHSIKSA
- a CDS encoding PAS domain S-box protein, with protein sequence MGSAPRTVLVVEDDEHNRLLLETLLADDGLAATMVADGAAALAAVAARLPDLVILDILLPGGMDGFEVVRRLKADPRTQPIPIIILTALLDLESRIAGLQAGAEEFLCKPVDRIELTTRVRNLLKLKEYQDFLAEHNRILEERVLERTASLAASDEHFRAVTQTADAAIVTADAAGTIIGWNAGAERMFGYTGAEVIGQALTLLIPERYRERHLGGMQRVLAGGERHVIGKSVELHGMTKRGNEFPLELSLSEWETAQGRFFTGIIRDITERKQAQDALLSQLDELRRWEDVGLGREDRVQELKREINELCRRLDEPARYPSEEPAPAQSQAAKPKP
- a CDS encoding ATP-binding response regulator, with translation MNEKQTPVRVLIVDDNPGKRAALAAALEGLDLALATVDSGAQALRELLAQDFALALLDVNMPIMDGFETATMIRGRPRSAHLPIIFVTAERDADSTRLQGYALGAVDYIASPIIPEILRAKVAVFADLYRLRERSERNGEELLRKSEQIERQNLLLQYANRMKDEFLANTSHELRAPLNSIIGFAELLATGQAGPLKARQTQFASIILDSGRRLLSVINDILDLATLEVVKVALEPGEITLPALLQDCLTLVKGRAFKHRINLALQIAPGVDAMRADARRLKQILYNLLSNAVKFTADGGKVALSARHARRTQAGTEVDGVEFAVTDSGIGIAAGDIDKLFQPFVQLDAAGARRYEGSGLGLVISRRLAELHGGAVEVQSEPGQGSCFTVWLPLAPPASAAAAERGSTKEIP